In Neofelis nebulosa isolate mNeoNeb1 chromosome 7, mNeoNeb1.pri, whole genome shotgun sequence, the following proteins share a genomic window:
- the LOC131517570 gene encoding ATP synthase subunit f, mitochondrial, producing MASPVPVKEKKLMDVKLGELPGWILMRDFTPRGIAGAFQRGYYRYYNKYVNVKKGSVAGISMVLAAYVLFNYCRCYKELKHERLRKYH from the coding sequence ATGGCGTCGCCCGTACCAGTGAAAGAGAAGAAGCTCATGGATGTGAAGCTAGGAGAGCTGCCAGGCTGGATACTGATGCGAGATTTCACCCCTAGAGGCATTGCTGGCGCATTTCAAAGAGGTTACTACCGGTATTACAACAAGTATGTCAATGTGAAGAAAGGGAGCGTTGCTGGAATTTCTATGGTGCTGGCAGCTTACGTGCTTTTCAACTATTGTCGGTGTTACAAGGAACTCAAACATGAGCGGCTACGCAAGTACCACTGA